ACGTTGAGTTGATCCACCAGCAGCAGCTTCACCGCTTTCGCCATCGGCAGCAGCTCCACCGCTTTCGCCATTGGCAGCAGCTTCACCGCTTTCGCCATCGGCAGCAGCTCCACCGCTTTCGCCATCGGCAGCAGCTCCACCGTTTTCGCCACCCGCAGCAGCTCCACCGCTTTCGACACCCGCAGCAGCTTCACGGCTTTCGCCATCGGCAGCAGCTCCACCGCTTTCGTCACCAGCAGCAGCTCCACCGTTTTCGCCACCGGCAGCAGTTCGACCGTTTTCGCCATCGGCAGCAGCTCCACCTCCGGCACCCATTAAACTATCAGTTGTACTTCCACTTGGGCCACCAGCAGTGCTTCCACTACCCGTATCACCCATACTTCCATCTCCTGAATCAGTTGTACTTCCACTCGGTCCACCAGCTGAGGTTCCACTGTCACCGGTGCTGTCAGGATAGCTTCCACTGTTGGTAGGAGTCCCAGCGTCGGTCGAGGGGAaactggtatcagagcttggaCTTCCATTGTCACCACCAGAGCCTCCAATGCCAAGAATAGATGAAAGATCAATATTTCCGCCATCACCACTCTTCTCGCCAACGGTTTTCACAAATTGACCAATCACTTGTGCCCATTTTGACATAGATATGACCAGCTCTCTTCTTTGCTCACTGGTCATCGTTGTTGCACCGCTCCTCTTAAATTCAGCAAAAGTTTTTCCCATTGACATCAAACTCTCGATCAATTTGCTCGTATCCGCCTAtcacaaaaccaacaaacaatATTTAACATGCTCTAACACTCATCATgtgaacaataataaaatataaattcttgCGTACCGATGATCCTCCTTTGACACCTAAAGCAGAGATTGCCTTGAAGAGACCCTCAGATTGTGATTTCATTTGAGACTGGAACTCCGAAGACGACCCTTTTGCGGTGTTTATAAAGGATATGAAAGCCTTCAGCTTTGAGAAGAAGTCCTTGTACTCTCCTTTTAATGGACACATACTCTCAAGGTTGTCCACAAAACTAAGCATACCCTTGTAAGCGAAAGGCTCAAAATCTTGGGACATTTTAGGAAACTTCCTCATGTAATGCCTTAATAAGAACGTCCCTTGCGCTTCGTATATGGTACTTGATGCTACTAGTATCAACATCAGACGTATCGCTATATGAAACCTAGCCATTTTCTTATCAGATGGGTAAACAATATTAGAaggatttctatttttttttttgttttttaagtttatgtttagtttttttttttgggtttttcttgAATGATTTAATTTCTAAGAGAGAACTCGACTTATATAAATgcttaaaaattctaaatttgagTAAGAGAAATTGGTGGATTCATTTACGGTCGCGAGAGAATAGCCAAAGAGACTATTAATTGTTTTCATGTTCCAAACCGATTTGGACGGCAAACTGTGTGTTGCAAATTGTGGCAGTAGTGTATATCATTCTTTATTTAGTGAATAAATTTACCTCACACATAACTTATAACATTAAAGTACTATCCAAGCAATGCAATATATGTTTTGTAGAAATGATAGAATCTTTTGAATACTTATTAATTACATCGGGGCACGTAATTAAGGATAGTCATTACTAGATTAAATTGcaaagttaaattaaataatgaCATACTATCGTAATCTCACAACTATTTTCATGTGCTGCGATCTAAAATATTTCAGATATACATTTGTAAGTAGtatatatgtaagatatatatttgaagtAATCTTTATGGTTAAGAAATGGTTCTGATATATAGACACGTAAATTTACTATAATCCTACTTATCAAGGCCTATACAACTTTACTATAATCCTACGTATCAAGGCCTTAGGTTCCAATATACTCTACACTAACCAAACCGTTGGTGCCTTAGTGGTAGTACAAAAGGTTTGGTTCCTTGATGCCTCAAGTTCAGTTACCATTTAGGACAATGATGtatttaaaaatggaaaaaaattggAATGGATTAAAGGTTGATTTCGGGTACCGAAAAGATTACAGATCAGAGGTTCGGACGGTTGAATCTCAGAAgcattaaaaatatcaaataagaGAAGTCTCTGGAATAACCTTGTTGCAAAGGGCAGCACACTGCTCTTCTCTAGCTCTAGTTATCAGAGAAAACAATAgggaaagttttttaaaaagaaaaatatattagaaaaatatataaatcagaaACTGAATTAAACAAATAGTATATTAAAGTAGTTACATATTAACGAAAGTAGTTTtggaaatataatttttttttttaaatgtattcaAAATGTAGACATGCATctgtttgtaaacaaaaaaacaaaaaacaaaaacatcataatGTAGTCATTGTAATCTACAATGAAAGAAAGAGTGGAAACTTTATCTAATTAGTCATACATCACGTACGGACCATGTATATTAagggttttgaacttttgagcATACTGATGACGGAAATGGTAAGAGTTGGAGAGACAAACTCTTGTTGGGAACGACAAATGTGAGGTAAATGTCGCAGGGCATGGAGAGTTAGATAAAGAGAGACTTCTTTGGGGAATGGAACATGTCACCTAATAAGGAATATTGCTAGTACATTTATAATGCTCATCTAACTCAATTTCCTTATTATAAACCATGAATTTGATTCataagatattatatatagtttatttcaAGTTTCTGTGTAAAGTTAGTTTGGTTAAATGCATCATAAGaagaaaattattcaaaatcCCTTTGATGGGTCTTACTGATCACTTCTGTATGTTAACAACAATACAGAGCGCTTAcaatctatcaattttttttacagagttttttttttttttacttgcatACGTTGGTTTATAGCCATTGCTGGCCTATACCAATCTTAGTATTATTTAAAAAGCGAAAACAAAATCTCTAGTAAGCtactaaaatataatatttggcGGTACTAGACTGTCTTTCTTGCTGATTTAGGGTTCATTGATGGTGCTTAAGGCTTTCAACTCAGTTCGTCTGGGCTATCTTTGCACTGccatgagaagaagatgaagatgaagatgacttTGAAGAAGCAGCGGTCTCAACGAATTGGGTTGTGACTTGTTCCCACTTGGTGATCGTCTGCTTAAGCTCTGTCTTTTGTGTTGATGTCACTTTCTTTCCACTTACGATTTGGCTGTTGATGTCTTGTAGTTCCTTGAGAGTCTTCAACACTTCTTGTTGGGAAGTTTCCATGCTGGACTTGGTCTATCATtccaaaacatataaaacacaaatgactttatttttatcaaagaaaatcataatataaGAATTCGAAAAGATGATATTATTTTACGCACCTCTTGGGATTTGCTAAACCTTGAACTCACGAACATCATGGCCTCTGCTAGTTTGGAAGCAGCAGATTTCATCCCAGAGACGAATTCTTGTGCATTTGAGGTAGAAATCTTTGAGGAAGCAGACATGGAAGTCTTTAGTTTGTCGAAAAAGACTTTGAGTTCTACATTGCCTGTATACTTCTTCTCAAGATTCGTAATGAAAGACATGACTTCCGAGGATGTTTGGCTCTCAACCTCTTTGACTGATGTGGTGGTAGATGAGCTTTGGCTTTTGGATTC
The Camelina sativa cultivar DH55 chromosome 6, Cs, whole genome shotgun sequence genome window above contains:
- the LOC104790517 gene encoding uncharacterized transmembrane protein DDB_G0289901-like isoform X1 — encoded protein: MARFHIAIRLMLILVASSTIYEAQGTFLLRHYMRKFPKMSQDFEPFAYKGMLSFVDNLESMCPLKGEYKDFFSKLKAFISFINTAKGSSSEFQSQMKSQSEGLFKAISALGVKGGSSADTSKLIESLMSMGKTFAEFKRSGATTMTSEQRRELVISMSKWAQVIGQFVKTVGEKSGDGGNIDLSSILGIGGSGGDNGSPSSDTSFPSTDAGTPTNSGSYPDSTGDSGTSAGGPSGSTTDSGDGSMGDTGSGSTAGGPSGSTTDSLMGAGGGAAADGENGRTAAGGENGGAAAGDESGGAAADGESREAAAGVESGGAAAGGENGGAAADGESGGAAADGESGEAAANGESGGAAADGESGEAAAGGSTQRTESGGANSMGGATQRTESGGSAAVGGESETESSMIGGGAYIDSTGGSPASSPSAGGPSGSTTKNSMEGVAGGSVTVTSYQAANYQKTHSKSSGKSSFSHSLEEKSSGGTNADS